A region of Tigriopus californicus strain San Diego chromosome 7, Tcal_SD_v2.1, whole genome shotgun sequence DNA encodes the following proteins:
- the LOC131884189 gene encoding uncharacterized protein LOC131884189, with product MTDILEEAVAIQARRLAKRMGVAISPQKTETFYLWTSFLAFQALKECLKFILPAASDSMKFSTTSITLQVIKEEIKKLHKKLDKLLNEPRESAIQDLQMGLTSIEHDNFEESYLKFMSVEANATRGFNLSMSDENRLVCTRLKIFAQVMVLTFDHKSRTFVPFEIVPPKKKREVGAAVQASVDLLHENLSGVEFTFKDHFSSRTKERKLQSHRDNVDKVLAVAYPYISSGLGLSNPNQLVNTRSDAFVVSLLPHRYLPEGIDDASELQVGTSRDPPYNEVKAKVFYGVDKSVLYDKTKEVKYNVHFLNKIYDAEKATEKPVVLKVQDKVLTVVDDLDEINRDQQSILHIAAKQGRLDTVKFLIHEGAKINAMEKGGNTPLMLSATSGNPDVTNYLLDRGALADKENNKGETALMLAAKHGRLQTVKTLTAQRVTLNKRGKNGKTAIQYASENRHFQVVDALIKLGAQAPANHTPVIESSRNKYSDVAPPLPPKARTFHHFPIPTAPPLTPEDFETHRSANAPPLPPRRHRSQLRSSRLQFEEYVFENVNLGNTNQPQEYVPVSNEQSSVRLLPKRDPPPIPEDLDEVLDNHLVLNASRTGQRSQSGDPVRRRKHGQQVRDANNSEEYFSGSEGFLRPNRFPEGRIQRSRLAHLELEKVLKKRDMNNHQP from the exons ATGACGGATATTTTGGAG GAGGCTGTGGCCATTCAAGCGAGACGTTTAGCCAAAAGGATGGGCGTGGCAATCTCCCCTCAAAAAACAGAGACATTTTACCTTTGGACCAGTTTTCTGGCCTTTCAGGCTTTGAAG GAGTGTCTCAAATTCATATTGCCGGCAGCCTCGGATAGTATGAAGTTTAGCACGACTTCAATCACTTTACAAGTGATCAAAGAGGAGATCAAAAAGCTTCACAAGAAATTGGACAAGCTCCTCAATGAGCCGAGGGAATCAGCCATTCAGGATCTTCAAATGG GTTTGACGTCAATAGAGCACGATAACTTTGAAGAGTCATACCTCAAGTTTATGAGTGTGGAGGCCAATGCTACCAGGGGATTTAATTTATCCATGTCAGACGAAAACCGATTGGTTTGCACCCGACTCAAGATATTTGCCCAAGTGATGGTCCTGACTTTCGATCACAAGAGTCGcacatttgttccatttgaaatcGTTCCACCTAAGAAGAAACGGGAAGTGGGCGCGGCTGTTCAAGCCAGTGTGGATTTATTGCATGAAAACTTATCCGGAGTTGAATTCACGTTCAAGGACCACTTCAGTTCCAGGACGAAAGAGAGGAAGTTGCAAAGCCACCGGGACAACGTGGATAAG GTTTTGGCCGTGGCTTACCCGTACATCTCAAGTGGATTGGGCTTGAGTAACCCTAATCAATTGGTAAATACTCGATCTGACGCGTTCGTGGTGAGTCTTTTGCCCCACAGATATTTACCTGAGGGGATCGATGATGCTTCTGAGCTTCAAGTCGGCACCTCCAGGGATCCTCCCTATAACGAGGTCAAAGCCAAAGTGTTCTATGGGGTGGACAAATCTGTTTTATATGACAAGACTAAAGAGGTCAAGTACAATGtccatttcttgaacaagatCTACGATGCGGAGAAGGCCACGGAGAAACCGGTGGTATTGAAAGTCCAAGATAAAGTTTTGACAGTGGTGGATGATTTGGATGAGATCAACCGGGATCAGCAGAGTATTCTTCACATAGCTGCCAAACAAG GCCGACTAGACACGGTCAAATTCCTCATTCACGAGGGTGCAAAGATCAATGCCATGGAAAAAGGCGGCAATACCCCATTGATGTTGTCAGCCACCAGTGGCAATCCGGATGTGACCAATTATCTTCTTGATCGTGGAGCTTTGGCAGATAAGGAAAACAACAAAGGTGAAACAGCCTTGATGTTGGCCGCTAAGCACGGCCGGCTTCAGACCGTGAAGACATTG ACAGCCCAAAGAGTCACATTAAATAAGCGGGGTAAAAATGGAAAGACAGCGATTCAATATGCATCAGAAAACCGTCATTTCCAAGTTGTGGATGCGTTGATCAAACTCGGGGCACAGGCACCGGCCAACCATACCCCTGTGATAGAGTCCTCCCGTAACAAATATTCCGACGTGGCTCCTCCCCTGCCACCAAAGGcacgaactttccatcattttccCATACCTACTGCCCCTCCTTTGACCCCAGAAGACTTCGAAACCCATCGATCTGCAAATGCACCCCCGTTGCCGCCCAGACGCCACCGCAGCCAATTGCGCTCTTCCAGATTACAATTTGAGGAGTACGTTTTCGAAAATGTGAATCTTGGAAACACTAATCAACCCCAAGAATATGTCCCAGTTTCCAACGAGCAATCTAGTGTTCGTCTTTTACCCAAGCGAGATCCACCACCCATTCCCGAGGATTTGGATGAAGTCCTGGACAATCATTTAGTTTTAAATGCGTCTCGAACCGGTCAACGGTCTCAATCTGGAGATCCTGTACGAAGAAGGAAACACGGGCAACAAGTTAGGGATGCCAACAACTCGGAGGAATATTTTTCTGGATCTGAGGGTTTCCTGCGCCCAAATCGGTTTCCTGAAGGACGCATACAGCGGTCCAGATTGGCACACTTGGAGCTGGAAAAGGTTCTAAAGAAGAGAGACATGAACAACCATCAACCATGA
- the LOC131884187 gene encoding protein unc-45 homolog B-like produces MSPNPMPTPDKENPLSLKESGNTAFKDGNLDEALALYTQALRLTSKDHSSDQAVIFKNRAAVHLKNEDYQLAVDDCTQALALVPSDPKALYRRAQAYEALEQVDLAYQDAREVHRVDPKNRAIEPMLIKLHKAVSEKVTQMNQIGNKVKSMVEIVFDPSTEKEKRIKGADNLIYLAKERSGAEVLMKEGVVQKIASLMKVEKDPQIRLSLIRCVGELCKKSEDLCRPVLANCGIPFFLDILNTKDDETINAASYVIQMILDTLSDVKTAKKIRELRKNPRSLSSEGRKWCNTEEANRMERIKNSKELVSIFNVLVFNLTSRTITGHARDAIVELIMKNCKYDELNWAEMMLKTDGYERMMEIASEMTEYRHESSMEITDNSRAKAGVCLAFCYEAMYDDKRRNTCLEMVGNFVSEKLRDMKSESRIRCVTAITTLLQYAVELGQSQLTKEGVLPMIIHMAKLDNEYLEQLVASEAIIAAVAKKKDSNMIVSQGVEVLKQLYNSKNDHIKVRALVGLCKLGASAGHDASMRPFADGSTVKLGEACRRFLINPGKDRDLRRWAAEGLSFLTLDGDVKEKLCEDEEAIKALIELAKQGKYDVQYALVTLLVNLTNSYEKKEIMPEMLELAKFAKHHVPQDHELDDQDFIDKRIFALAHYGIVSALVALSKTDSNNIKELIARVLNAICKYSDLRGLVVQQGGTKALASLALEGNEKGKRHAAQALSRIGITQDPAIAFPGQRAVDIIRPICQLLNSEYEGLENFEALLALGNLASLNETTRSRMLKESEFASLIEGYMFEDHQLIRRAAVQCFTNLCQSPIQVKRCEGKNDKVKYAVLLCGDDEDVEVVQAASGALAMLTSQSEKCCKKIFESAQWSDCLLNLLANPDLNIVLRGVVIVKNMINAGKEVAEKIIETQAMDCMQAHIFKAKLDEGSYEPNQILQKIRVIAEEALESAHQLGLVKTQKEAEKDPKSDDES; encoded by the exons ATGTCGCCGAATCCCATGCCCACGCCTGATAAAGAGAATCCCTTGTCACTCAAAGAATCAGGCAATACGGCCTTCAAAGATGGGAATCTCGACGAAGCCTTGGCCTTGTACACGCAAGCCTTGCGTTTAACATCCAAGGATCACTCTTCCGACCAAGCCGTGATCTTTAAAAATCGAGCAGCAGTTCAtctcaaaaatgaagattaCCAACTGGCCGTGGATGATTGCACTCAAGCCCTGGCTTTG GTACCCAGCGACCCCAAGGCCTTGTATCGTCGAGCTCAGGCTTATGAGGCCTTGGAGCAGGTGGATTTAGCTTATCAAGATGCCCGCGAAGTTCATAGGGTCGATCCTAAGAACAGAGCCATCGAACCCATGCTGATCAAGCTCCACAAAGCCGTCAGTGAAAAG GTGACgcaaatgaatcaaattggaaacaagGTCAAAAGTATGGTCGAGATCGTGTTTGATCCGTCCACTGAGAAGGAGAAACGCATTAAAGGAGCCGACAACTTGATCTACTTGGCCAAGGAGAGATCCGGAGCCGAGGTTCTCATGAAAGAGGGAGTGGTACAAAAGATTGCCAGTCTCATGAAGGTGGAAAAGGACCCTCAAATCCGTCTTTCCTTGATCAG GTGTGTGGGTGAATTGTGCAAGAAGAGCGAAGATTTGTGTCGGCCGGTTTTGGCCAATTGCGGGATCCCCTTCTTCTTGGACATCTTGAACACTAAGGACGACGAGACCATCAATGCGGCTTCCTATGTGATCCAGATGATTCTGGACACACTCTCCGACGTGAAAACCGCCAAAAAGATCCGGGAACTCCGCAAGAATCCCCGCTCTCTAAGTTCAGAGGGTCGGAAATGGTGCAACACCGAAGAGGCCAATCGAATGGAACGGATTAAGA ATAGCAAGGAGCTTGTCAGCATTTTCAACGTGCTGGTCTTCAACCTCACGTCGAGAACGATCACAGGTCATGCCCGAGACGCGATTGTGGAGCTCATCATGAAGAATTGCAAGTACGACGAGCTTAATTGGGCGGAAATGATGCTCAAAACTGATGGCTACGAACGGATGATGGAGATTGCGTCGGAGATGACCGAATATCGCCACGAATCGTCCATGGAAATCACGGACAACTCACGAGCCAAAGCAGGCGTCTGTTTAG CCTTTTGTTATGAGGCCATGTACGACGATAAACGGCGCAACACCTGCTTGGAAATGGTAGGCAATTTTGTGTCGGAGAAATTGCGGGACATGAAATCCGAGTCTCGGATTCGGTGCGTGACCGCCATCACCACATTGCTCCAATATGCCGTGGAATTGGGTCAATCTCAG TTGACCAAAGAGGGCGTGTTGCCCATGATCATTCATATGGCAAAGTTGGATAACGAGTACTTGGAGCAATTGGTGGCCTCCGAGGCCATTATTGCGGCTGTGGCGAAGAAGAAGGACTCCAATATGATCGTGAGTCAAGGAGTGGAGGTCCTCAAGCAACTCTACAACTCCAAGAATGATCACATCAAAGTTCGAGCACTGGTGGGCTTGTGCAAGCTCG GGGCCTCTGCCGGTCATGATGCTTCCATGAGACCCTTTGCCGACGGTTCGACCGTTAAACTAGGTGAAGCTTGTCGGCGATTCCTCATTAATCCCGGAAAGGATCGTGATCTTCGACGATGGGCGGCTGAGGGCCTTTCGTTCCTAACCTTGGATGGTGATGTCAAGGAAAAACTCTGCGAAGACGAAGAGGCCATTAAGGCCCTGATAGAATTGGCCAAACAAGGCAAATATGACGTCCAGTACGCCTTGGTGACGCTGTTAGTAAACTTGACCAATTCGTACGAGAAGAAGGAAATCATGCCTGAAATGCTggaattggccaagttcgCCAAACACCACGTGCCACAGGATCACGAATTGGATGACCAAGACTTCATCGACAAGCGCATCTTT GCCTTAGCTCACTACGGAATCGTCTCCGCTTTGGTGGCCCTCAGTAAGACAGACAGCAATAACATCAAGGAGCTCATTGCTCGAGTTCTCAATGCCATTTGTAAATACTCGGACCTCCGAGGTCTGGTGGTTCAACAAGGTGGAACGAAAGCCTTGGCATCTCTGGCTTTGGAAGGCAATGAGAAAGGAAAACGCCACGCTGCTCAAGCCTTGTCCCGCATTGGGATCACTCAAGACCCTGCCATTGCCTTCCCGGGACAAAGG GCGGTGGACATCATCCGACCAATTTGCCAGTTGCTCAATAGTGAGTACGAGGGTTTGGAGAACTTTGAAGCCCTGTTGGCCTTAGGTAATCTTGCCTCGCTAAACGAAACCACGCGATCGAGGATGCTCAAGGAATCCGAGTTTGCCTCTTTGATCGAAGGCTATATGTTCGAAGATCATCAACTGATTCGAAGGGCAGCCGTTCAGTGCTTCACCAATCTGTGCCAATCACCCATTCAGGTCAAACGTTGTGAGGGAAAGAATGATAAG GTCAAATACGCTGTTCTGCTTTGTGGTGACGATGAGGACGTGGAAGTGGTCCAAGCGGCATCAGGTGCTTTGGCAATGCTGACGTCACAAAGCGAAAAGTGTTGCAAAAAGATTTTTGAG aGTGCCCAATGGTCTGATTGCCTTCTGAATTTGCTGGCGAATCCTGATTTGAATATTGTGCTCCGAGGTGTTGTCATTGTGAAGAACATGATTAATGCTGGCAAGGAAGTAGCCGAAAAAATCATCGAAACACAAGCCATGGATTGTATGCAAGCCCacattttcaaggccaaat TGGATGAAGGCTCGTATGAGCCTAACCAGATCCTCCAGAAGATCCGGGTAATAGCTGAAGAAGCTCTAGAATCTGCTCATCAACTTGGTTTGGtcaaaacccaaaaagagGCGGAAAAAGATCCTAAATCAGACGACGAGAGCTGA